The nucleotide sequence CCAGAACCGGTAGATGCCGATGGCCGAGCCGCGCCAGGCGGGCGGCGTGATGTCGGCGACCGCCGCCGAAAGGTTCGGGTAGAGAAGCGCCATGCCAAAGCCCGCCACCCCGGCCGAGACCGACCACCAGAGCGCGCCGGTGCCCATGACCACCATCGCCACCCCCGCGCCTCAGATCCACATGCCCAGCACGTTGGGCCAGAACCGCCCGACATGGTCCGACAGCCGCCCGGTGAAGAGCTGCGAGCCGCCCCAGACGAAGCCGTAGGTGCCGACAATCCAGCCGACCTCGGTCAGGGTCGCGCCTTGGGTCACAAGGAACACCGGGAACAGGGCACATCCCAGGCGCGCGCAACGTGAATGTGGCGGACCTGGAGCCAATCCTGTCCGAGCTCGCTCCCGAGGCCGAGATCGTCGCCTATTGCCGTGGCCCATACTGCGTGTACGCCCACCAAGCCGTTGCCGCCCTGCGTCGGAAGGGACTCAACGCCCGCCGGCTCGAAGGTGGCCTGCCCGAATGGCGCGAGGAGGGAAGGCCGGTGCAACTCGGTACAAACTGAAGAAACCGCTTCTGGCCGGTTTCAAAACGCTGCCAAGGTCATTTACGCCTTCGAGCTTCGCGCAGGACCGCTTCGCCGAGCACCAGCACGCACCCGGCAGCGATCGCCAGACCTCCGCCAATGGGTCCGAGTACCCCCCTGTCCATGAGGATGGCCACCAGGACCACGCCGCCGAGGACCGCCAGCGTGAGCCGCAGGTCGGCCACGAACATCTTGAGAAGTTCCTTGAAGACGTCGCCGAGGATGGTCATGCGAGGCTCCTTCCTGAAGTGGTGCGTGCAAGACGCGCAAGGCCGATGCCGGACAGCAGCAACAGCGCCGCCAGTGGCAGGAGCGCAAGATCGGCCCGGGGCCATTCCGCGCCCAGCCCTTCGCCGGTCCAGAAGACACCGAAGGCGGAAAGCATGACGCCCACACCGAACTTCAGCGTGTTCTCCGGCACTTTCGACAACGGTTTGTGAACGGCCGCGCCCACCACCAGAACAAGGGCGCAGGCCGCGAGGGCGCCAAGTGACGCCTCCCACAGCAAACCCTTGCCGGCACCCACGGCAACGACGACAAATGCCACCTCAACCCTTCCAGCAGCACGGCCTTGAAGGCAGCGATGCCTGCGATCCATTGCAGGGTCTGCGGCGATCCGGTCTGCGACCGAAGCTCGGCGGTCTCCGCGTCATAGGCGAGGGTTTCGTCATTCAGGGCTATCACGCCACCCGAACGCAGCACGGCTTTCCTGAGCCAGCCCATGCCGAACAGGAGCAGCAGGATGCCGACGACCAGTTGCAGGGCCTGGATCGGGATGAAGCGCAGCGCCGGCCCGAGGATCAGGACGACGAGGCCAAGGACCGCGAGCGCCGCGGCGGTCCCGACGGCCAGCACGATGGTGAATGCTTCCACCACCTCGACGATCGAGGCGAGGAAGGCCGCCGTGACGGCGGGAAACAGGACAGTCCAGAAATCCGGCGGCATGGGATCCTCCCCATCTTGCGCTTGACTGCGGTCCGGTTGTGACACGCTTGTCGTGAATACTACATCTTGCCTGTAGTGAACATGAGCAAGGCCACATTCTCCGACCGGATCTCCACCCCCGACGCGGCGGTT is from Thioclava nitratireducens and encodes:
- a CDS encoding rhodanese-like domain-containing protein; this encodes MADLEPILSELAPEAEIVAYCRGPYCVYAHQAVAALRRKGLNARRLEGGLPEWREEGRPVQLGTN